From a region of the Saccharomycodes ludwigii strain NBRC 1722 chromosome VII, whole genome shotgun sequence genome:
- the MRPS18 gene encoding mitochondrial 37S ribosomal protein uS11m MRPS18 (similar to Saccharomyces cerevisiae YNL306W | MRPS18 | Mitochondrial Ribosomal Protein Small subunit) yields MLRNFIFTRSLHTSLPRLVEPVFANVAKPTTPAPTQPISQNTANTSSKKNLAHGKKHEVVVKYVLNGYFTKNNTHFTYSAVAEDLNFLQNNANLSYNEKYLYYLKLPHKVQFNISTGHLGFRKAARGEYEAGFQTATKVFQMIRGKNLFNSNIEIVLRDFGKGRQAFMAALNGKEGDFIRNYITRISDNTRLKIGGVRPPRTRRL; encoded by the coding sequence ATGTTGAGGAACTTCATTTTTACTAGATCATTACATACATCATTACCAAGATTAGTTGAGCCTGTATTTGCTAATGTAGCAAAACCAACAACTCCAGCACCAACCCAACCCATCAGTCAAAATACTGCCAATACTAGTAGCAAGAAAAACCTAGCACATGGTAAGAAACATGAAGTTGTGGTTAAATATGTTTTGAATGGTTATTTCACTAAAAACAACACACATTTTACTTACTCTGCTGTTGCAGAAGATTTAAATTTCTTACAAAACAATGCAAATTTATCAtacaatgaaaaatatttgtacTACTTGAAACTTCCTCACAAGGTGCAATTTAACATTTCTACTGGTCACTTAGGATTTAGAAAAGCTGCAAGAGGTGAGTACGAAGCTGGCTTTCAGACGGCAACTAAGGTGTTCCAAATGATTAGGGggaaaaatttatttaatagtaatattgaGATTGTTTTGAGAGATTTTGGGAAAGGTAGACAAGCTTTTATGGCTGCGTTAAATGGGAAGGAAGGCGATTTTATAAGGAATTACATTACTAGAATCAGTGATAATACCAGATTGAAGATCGGTGGTGTTAGACCACCAAGAACCAGGCGTTTGTAA
- the RPL25 gene encoding 60S ribosomal protein uL23 (similar to Saccharomyces cerevisiae YOL127W | RPL25 | Ribosomal Protein of the Large subunit), with protein MAPSTKATAAKKAVVKGTNGKKALKVRSSATFRLPKTLKLARNPKYASTVVPHYNRLDSYKVIEQPITSESAMKKVEDGNILVFQVSLKANKNQIKKAVKELYEVDVLKVNTLVKPNGTKKAYVRLTADYDALDIASRIGYI; from the exons ATGGCTCCATCTA CTAAAGCTACTGCTGCTAAAAAGGCTGTTGTTAAAGGTACCAATGGTAAAAAAGCTTTGAAAGTTAGATCATCTGCTACTTTCAGATTACCAAAGACCTTGAAATTGGCTAGAAACCCAAAGTACGCCAGCACTGTTGTTCCACACTACAACAGATTAGATTCTTACAAAGTTATTGAACAACCAATTACTTCTGAATCTGCTATGAAGAAAGTTGAAGATGGTAACATTTTGGTTTTCCAAGTTTCTTTGAAAGCTAACAAAAACCAAATTAAGAAGGCTGTTAAAGAATTATACGAAGTTGATGTCTTGAAGGTTAACACTTTGGTTAAACCAAATGGTACCAAGAAAGCTTACGTCAGATTAACTGCTGACTACGATGCTTTGGATATTGCTTCTAGAATTGGTtacatttaa
- the BXI1 gene encoding Bxi1p (similar to Saccharomyces cerevisiae YNL305C | BXI1 | BaX Inhibitor) — MSVNSPPPYLDDTSNTKKAQPQKNQQGPDYRPTEQHVNNNNNTLTGEDEQDLLFVPDDFKYDTVVISCDPSVRSLFIRKVYSLLGLQILGTIIFNILVYKNVKGLGDFIITHQGYFILTSILSLFFCVALCFTNTNRDEGLGDGEETQSSSWLNVSYRTQLLLLGLFTLCESYTLSIVSVVYPASILLTAAITTFTILLGGTFLAWRTNSDFAQIGKWYTFLNFVLWGMIAMGFVMWFVPYSSTMDLIYGWVGAILFSGYIYIDTYLVLRKVKPDEEIKCCMMLYLDIINLFLSILRILARNDDN; from the coding sequence atgtctGTTAATTCACCACCTCCATACTTAGATGATACTAGTAACACCAAAAAGGCTCAGccacaaaaaaatcaacagGGCCCTGATTACCGTCCAACTGAACAACacgttaataataataacaacacgTTAACAGGAGAAGATGAACAGGATCTATTATTTGTACCAGATGATTTTAAGTACGATACTGTGGTAATCTCTTGTGATCCCTCTGTCCGTTCCTTGTTTATCAGAAAGGTTTACAGCTTATTAGGTTTGCAAATATTGGGTACTATTATATTCAACATTTTGGTGTACAAAAATGTAAAGGGGTTGGGTGATTTCATAATTACACATCAAGGCTATTTCATTTTAACCagtattttatctttatttttttgtgttgCATTATGTTTTACCAATACCAACCGTGATGAAGGTTTAGGAGATGGAGAGGAGACACAATCGAGTTCGTGGTTGAATGTTTCTTATAGAACAcaattattgttgttgggACTATTCACTCTATGTGAAAGTTATACATTGAGTATAGTTAGTGTTGTTTATCCAGCCagtattttattaacaGCAGCCATAACCACTTTTACTATCTTGCTCGGTGGTACTTTTTTGGCATGGAGAACAAATAGCGATTTTGCCCAAATTGGTAAATGgtatacttttttaaattttgttttgtggGGAATGATAGCTATGGGATTTGTGATGTGGTTTGTGCCTTACAGCAGCACTATGGATTTGATTTATGGTTGGGTAGGTGCTATATTGTTTAGCGGATATATCTATATCGACACATATTTGGTATTAAGAAAAGTTAAGCCTGATGAAGAAATCAAGTGCTGTATGATGTTGTATttggatattattaatttattccTAAGTATTTTGAGGATATTAGCTagaaatgatgataattgA
- the MDH2 gene encoding malate dehydrogenase MDH2 (similar to Saccharomyces cerevisiae YOL126C | MDH2 | Malate DeHydrogenase), with protein sequence MPHLNQSVFKISLIGAAGGIGQSLSLLLKSQLPKPEIYDKVELCLFDINKDVLNGVMVDLSHIDTLYITLKLSQDIHDCLHNSDMIIMLAGLPRRPGMTRDDLFHINGTIINDLALNIMKNNPSGSPLKNISIVSNPVNSLVPLMVETFKLYKREDLISKVYGVTILDQLRCNHFTGNMNQNIVIGGHSGDTIVPVIQDNELSDNEKLEIINKIRFGGDEVVKAKKGHGSATLSMAYAGFKIFKQFYSLFTSIETNEIGITLYHEIDSCAITGNVKPAILQNVRFFSIPMVIGKNGIPISFNFEIFKYLMNNEFYAEKLLPTCIEKITENIETGIEKSKEFYREQ encoded by the coding sequence ATGCCTCATTTAAATCAATctgttttcaaaatctCTCTAATCGGTGCCGCTGGTGGTATTGGTCaatcattatcattgttgCTAAAATCCCAATTACCAAAACCAGAAATATATGACAAAGTCGAATTATGTCTTTTCGATATAAACAAAGATGTACTAAATGGTGTGATGGTGGATTTGTCACACATCGACACCCTATATATCACTTTGAAATTGAGTCAAGATATTCATGATTGTTTACATAACAGCGACATGATTATTATGCTGGCCGGTTTACCAAGAAGACCAGGAATGACTAGAGATGATTTATTCCATATCAATGGAACAATTATCAACGATCTGGCTTTAAAcattatgaaaaataacCCTAGTGGTTCACCTTTGAAGAATATTTCCATTGTAAGCAATCCAGTTAATTCTTTGGTTCCTTTGATGGTGGAAACTTTTAAACTGTATAAAAGGGAAGATTTGATTAGCAAAGTCTACGGTGTTACCATCTTGGACCAACTTCGTTGCAATCATTTTACAGGAAATATGAATCAAAATATAGTCATTGGTGGTCATTCAGGCGACACCATTGTTCCAGTTATTCAGGATAACGAATTAAGTgacaatgaaaaattagaaattattaataaaatcagATTTGGTGGCGATGAAGTTGTCAAAGCTAAAAAAGGACATGGTAGTGCTACTTTATCTATGGCCTATGCTGGTTTCAAGATTTTCAAGCAATTTTATTCATTATTTACTAGCATTGAAACTAATGAAATTGGTATCACATTATATCACGAAATAGATAGTTGTGCCATTACGGGAAATGTTAAACCAGCAATTTTGCAAAATGttcgttttttttcaatccCCATGGTTATTGGAAAGAATGGTATCCcaatatcttttaattttgaaatattcaaatatttaatgaACAATGAATTTTATGCTGAAAAGTTATTGCCAACCtgtattgaaaaaataaccgAAAATATCGAAACTGGTATTGAAAAATCCAAAGAGTTTTACAGAGAACAATGA
- the TRM13 gene encoding tRNA:m4X modification enzyme (similar to Saccharomyces cerevisiae YOL125W | TRM13 | TRna Methyltransferase), with protein MSEPELKKIKINQYPNTPIADKNNNRCIFFITKKNRQCGMLKSGQSKDYCTEHLNYLKKKNGEAIHNGKKGKRVPCPLDPNHTCWEIDLKKHLKKCNKLKEMDLNTGKSWFKLNCNCIQASTTIKIPENIKEIIVEKVLPLLENIIKDSPDFIKDPGMELLIDNHIENHRVQNLGNKHHAIQQSSLIQHIKKSIGNTKTDGSDDNNVTSLFIEFGCGRAELSRYLNLSLALDVQDNIINNTNRTNFLLIDRGHNRMKFDNKFKTDVQFITTGNIATGKYNLDKVVREKVDIKDISLLDLIKEDSFNDLDQVVSISKHLCGAATDLTLTCLKNYHDATTTDMLIVIAMCCRHVCDPNNYVNMPFIERILEKYKDCDKKEEDSITPTVFFYALTKLVSWATCGRREDIDDDSTTHFSKKSVEEREQLGMISRRIIDYGRYEYVKTHFCNNDGGNKFGIKLVQYCKPTVSLENVALVLYKK; from the coding sequence ATGAGTGAACCGGAactgaagaaaataaaaataaaccaatATCCAAATACTCCCATCGCTGATAAGAACAATAATAGATGTATTTTCTTCATTACAAAGAAGAATAGGCAATGTGGTATGTTGAAAAGTGGTCAATCCAAAGATTATTGTACGGAACATTTAAActacttaaaaaaaaagaatggtGAAGCTATCCACAATGGgaaaaaaggtaaaagaGTTCCTTGTCCTTTGGATCCTAACCATACTTGTTGGGAAATTGATCTAAAAAAgcatttgaaaaaatgcaataaattaaaagaaatggaTCTTAACACGGGGAAATCATGGTTCAAACTAAATTGCAATTGTATTCAAGCATCTACCACCATCAAAATCCCcgaaaatataaaagaaattattgtagaaaaagttttgccccttttggaaaatataattaaagaTAGTCcagattttattaaagacCCGGGCATGGAACTGCTAATTGATAATCACATAGAAAACCATAGAGTTCAAAATTTAGGTAACAAACATCATGCTATTCAACAATCTTCGTTAATACaacatattaaaaaaagtattggAAACACTAAAACTGATGGTAgcgatgataataatgttacctccttatttattgaatttggTTGTGGACGTGCTGAATTATCCagatatttaaatttaagcTTAGCTCTGGATGTGCAAGATAACATTATTAACAACACTAACCGTACGAATTTCTTATTAATTGATAGAGGTCACAATCGAATGAAATTTGATAACAAATTCAAAACAGATGTACAATTTATTACCACTGGAAATATTGCCACCGGTAAATATAATTTGGATAAAGTGGTTAGAGAAAAAGTAGATATTAAAGATATTTCTTTACTGGACTTAATAAAAGAGGATAGCTTTAATGACCTGGATCAAGTTGTTAGCATATCTAAACACTTATGTGGTGCTGCTACTGACCTAACATTGACTTGTCTAAAAAATTACCATGATGCTACCACCACTGATATGTTAATTGTTATTGCTATGTGTTGCAGGCATGTTTGCGATCCAAACAATTATGTAAATATGCCTTTTATTGAAAgaatattggaaaaatataaagattGTGacaagaaagaagaagattcTATAACACCCacagtttttttctatGCTTTGACCAAGTTAGTCAGTTGGGCCACTTGTGGGAGGAGAGAAGatattgatgatgataGTACCACCCATTTTAGTAAAAAATCAGTCGAAGAAAGGGAACAACTTGGAATGATTTCCAGGAGAATTATTGATTACGGTAGATATGAATATGTTAAAACacatttttgtaataatgATGGCGGTAATAAATTTGGTATTAAATTGGTTCAGTATTGTAAACCAACTGTCTCATTAGAAAACGTTGCATTGGTtttgtataaaaaatag
- the YPT11 gene encoding Rab family GTPase YPT11 (similar to Saccharomyces cerevisiae YNL304W | YPT11 | Yeast Protein Two), with protein sequence MSSNEFKTPLSTSIETKRDQLKKRKRKGYSMTILSDLSYDPANNGSEKNKNNDDTICTTNGKQVSTTPSKSRQQNNPYYTSKNSLSRKNSLVKSPTPRTTMNKLQRRNISPLHICTNNVDSNMSSNSISHKEYTSLSSPSGSTTLHFYSPTSSTCRNNSITGMSSTASSPRIISQGSSNVLNEDNINADNIKILLLGDAGVGKTALILRYCNELRFIKKKPSSSFAYNDLYNNDNYQLPKIDEGKSSTHSGKLRNNITFDNTPTTKEKKLKTLTRKQKCYSLNDYEELFINQSDVLKQFNNDENDEDDDVWELSTQSTIGLDIKSQLINLDNRFFKILFWDTAGQERFRHSLNPLLYKKTQGLVLVYDICSIASLNSLMTYWIPEWIKNNPGIICRCFLIGNKVDLYKKRQVTHETVLKFVHEAENSYKNTLFIRGNFEISCKWQNNDGVEQCFSRIIQDLVSHGCYDVQAKPTNDYLMLDGVNGETSDDATLVTKTIDLVKPLSHSSTSDNNASRSKCC encoded by the coding sequence ATGTCATCAAATGAGTTTAAAACCCCTCTCAGCACTAGTATTGAAACTAAAAGagatcaattaaaaaaaagaaaaagaaaaggctATAGTATGACCATCCTATCAGATCTATCATATGATCCTGCAAATAATGGTAgcgaaaaaaacaaaaataatgatgataccATTTGCACAACCAATGGAAAACAAGTCTCAACAACACCGAGCAAAAGTCGTCAACAAAATAACCCATATTATACTTCCAAAAATAGTTTATCGAGAAAAAATTCTTTGGTAAAAAGCCCTACTCCAAGAACCACAATGAATAAATTgcaaagaagaaatatatCTCCATTACACATATGCACAAACAACGTTGATAGCAATATGAGTAGCAATAGCATTTCCCATAAAGAATACACTTCATTATCTTCACCATCTGGGTCCACAACGCTTCATTTTTACTCACCAACTTCTTCCACATGCAGAAATAACAGTATTACTGGTATGTCATCAACCGCCAGTAGTCCTCGAATAATTTCACAGGGATCTTCTAATGTGCTTAATGAGGATAATATAAACGCAGAtaacattaaaatattgttattgggTGATGCAGGTGTAGGGAAAACAGCCTTGATTTTGAGATACTGTAATGAACTAcgatttataaaaaaaaagccatCATCCTCCTTTGCTTACAATGATCTGTATAACAACGATAATTATCAGCTACCGAAAATCGACGAAGGCAAATCATCTACCCATAGCGGAAAATTGCGAAATAATATAACTTTTGATAATACTCCCACTACCAAGGAGAAAAAACTCAAGACATTAAccagaaaacaaaaatgttattCCTTAAATGATTACGaagaattatttataaacCAATCAGACGTCTTGAAACAATTCAATAACGACGAAAACGACGAAGACGACGATGTTTGGGAGTTAAGTACCCAATCTACCATAGGTCTAGATATCAAATCCCAACTAATTAATTTAGACAATaggtttttcaaaattttattttgggaTACAGCGGGCCAGGAACGTTTTAGACATTCATTAAATCCATTGCTCTACAAAAAGACTCAAGGTTTGGTATTAGTTTATGATATCTGTTCCATTGCTAGTTTAAATAGTTTAATGACCTACTGGATACCAGAGtggattaaaaataatccaGGTATTATATGTAGATGCTTTTTAATTGGGAATAAAGTCGACTTGTATAAGAAAAGACAAGTCACTCACGAAACCGTTTTGAAATTTGTTCATGAAGCGGAGAATagttataaaaatacacTGTTTATTCGTGGAAATTTCGAAATTAGTTGTAAATGGCAAAATAATGATGGGGTAGAACAATGCTTCAGTAGAATAATTCAGGACCTAGTGAGCCATGGGTGTTATGATGTTCAGGCGAAACCCACTAATGATTATTTGATGTTGGATGGTGTAAATGGTGAGACAAGTGATGATGCTACTTTGGTGACAAAGACCATTGATCTGGTTAAACCTCTTTCGCACAGTAGTACTAGCGATAACAATGCCAGTAGGAGTAAGTGTTGttaa
- the HRP1 gene encoding Hrp1p (similar to Saccharomyces cerevisiae YOL123W | HRP1 | Heterogenous nuclear RibonucleoProtein) — protein sequence MSYSDDEDFDDIYGGGEEENGTNTTTTTADTTKISSSVGSKNDATSAATEAKDNEQNKSSASNSATLDDLVTLQAISNNISQLNPERENTSTSTKTASTDYNGTSLENNNTNVSDWKSLQASMKNLQDSSSNNENNSTSTENNNSSNSDNQVVKADLSRELSKMFIGGLNWETDEDALKEYFNKYGNVIDLKIMREPNNGRSRGFAFLTFESAKSVDEVLKTQHILDGKVIDPKRAIPREEQSKTGKIFVGGISADVRPKEFEEFFGKFGTIIDAQLMLDKDTGRSRGFGFVTYDSPDAVDLVCKDKYIDFNGKQIEVKRAEPRPGLNNNNNNNNTNNTNNNNNNHNNNGYRNNNRSNNYNNNYSNGNSSTGYSYNNANSMPTAAGSSGFPPMFNPQLMSDYWQKMQDYYQQLTQQTGVDYTQMMQQQQQQMMMNPMMFMSGMMPMGQQGVGTPTTPVPNISSNTNTGDDVPTISNYDNIPGDEIERKPSPPPDAPKGPKSSNSPPAISNTDTNGSVNNHNDHYSYNNTSNNSHSGGNGYRYNNYRGGYRGRGGRGNKGSYRGGYENRYGSGGYHPYSRH from the coding sequence ATGAGCTATTCTGACGACGAAGATTTTGATGATATTTACGGAGGTGGTGAAGAAGAGAATGGTACCAATACTACCACGACAACTGCTGATACCACTAAAATTTCATCTTCTGTAGGTTCTAAAAATGATGCCACATCTGCTGCCACAGAAGCAAAGGACAAcgaacaaaataaatccaGTGCTTCCAATTCTGCTACTCTAGATGACTTGGTCACATTACAGGccatttcaaataatatttcgCAACTTAACCCAGAAAGGGAAAATACTTCTACTTCCACCAAGACTGCTAGTACTGATTATAATGGTACTTCCTtagaaaacaacaacaccaaTGTCTCTGACTGGAAGTCTCTCCAAGCTTCgatgaaaaatttacaagATTCTTCATCCAACAACGAAAATAATTCTACTTCTACTGAAAACAATAACTCTTCCAATTCCGATAATCAAGTAGTAAAAGCTGATTTGTCTAGAGAACTATCCAAGATGTTTATAGGTGGTTTAAACTGGGAAACCGATGAAGATGCTCTAAAAGAATATTTCAACAAATACGGCAATGTTATTGACCTCAAAATTATGAGGGAACCTAACAATGGTAGATCCAGAGGATTTGCCTTTCTAACATTTGAAAGCGCCAAATCTGTAGACgaagttttaaaaactcAACACATTTTGGATGGTAAAGTTATTGACCCCAAAAGAGCTATTCCAAGGGAAGAACAATCAAAGACTGGGaaaatttttgttggtGGGATCAGCGCCGACGTTAGACCTAAAGAATTTGAAGAATTTTTTGGCAAATTTGGTACCATTATTGACGCACAATTAATGTTGGACAAGGATACCGGTAGATCAAGAGGGTTTGGGTTTGTTACTTACGATTCACCAGATGCTGTAGATTTAGTTTgtaaagataaatatatagATTTCAACGGTAAACAAATAGAAGTTAAAAGAGCAGAACCAAGACCAggtttaaataataataataataataataatactaataatactaataataataataataaccataacaacaacggttatagaaataataaccGTAGCAACaattataacaataactACTCGAATGGTAATAGTAGTACCGGCTACTCTTACAATAATGCCAACAGTATGCCTACTGCTGCGGGCTCCAGTGGCTTTCCACCGATGTTTAATCCTCAACTCATGAGCGATTACTGGCAAAAAATGCAAGACTACTACCAACAATTAACCCAACAAACCGGTGTTGATTATACACAAATGatgcaacaacaacagcaacagatgatgatgaaccCCATGATGTTTATGTCTGGTATGATGCCAATGGGCCAGCAAGGTGTTGGTACTCCCACCACACCTGTTCCAAATATTAGTTCCAATACCAATACCGGCGATGATGTACCCACCATTAGTAATTATGATAATATCCCAGGTGATGAAATTGAAAGAAAACCAAGTCCTCCACCAGATGCTCCAAAGGGCCCTAAATCTTCCAATTCTCCACCAGCTATCTCTAATACAGATACAAATGGTTCCGTTAATAACCATAACGATCATTATTCCTATAACAATACTTCTAATAATAGCCATAGTGGTGGCAATGGTTATCGTTATAATAACTACCGTGGTGGCTACCGTGGTAGAGGCGGAAGAGGAAACAAAGGATCATACAGAGGTGGCTACGAAAATAGATATGGTAGTGGTGGCTATCATCCATATAGTAGACATTAA
- the RPS19B gene encoding 40S ribosomal protein eS19 (similar to Saccharomyces cerevisiae YOL121C | RPS19A | Ribosomal Protein of the Small subunit (paralog of YNL302C | RPS19B)) has protein sequence MPGISVRDVPAQDFIDAYAIFLQRQGKLEVPGYVDIVKTSAGNEMPPQDAEGWFYKRAASVARHIYLRKQVGVGKLNKLYGGAKNRGVRPHKHVDASGSVNRRVLQALEKIGVVEISPKGGRRISENGQRDLDRIAAQTLENEEDDE, from the exons ATGCCAGGTATTTCCGTTAG AGACGTTCCAGCTCAAGATTTCATTGACGCTTACGCTATTTTCTTGCAAAGACAAGGTAAATTAGAAGTTCCAGGTTACGTTGATATTGTCAAGACCTCCGCTGGTAATGAAATGCCACCACAAGATGCTGAAGGTTGGTTTTACAAGCGTGCTGCTTCTGTTGCCAGACACATTTACTTGAGAAAGCAAGTTGGTGTCGGTAAGTTGAACAAATTGTACGGTGGTGCCAAAAACAGAGGTGTCAGACCACACAAGCACGTTGACGCTTCCGGTTCTGTTAACAGAAGAGTTTTACAAGCTTTGGAAAAGATTGGTGTTGTTGAAATTTCTCCAAAGGGTGGTAGAAGAATTTCCGAAAATGGTCAAAGAGATTTGGACCGTATCGCCGCTCAAACTTTGGAAAacgaagaagatgatgaataA
- a CDS encoding 60S ribosomal protein eL18 (similar to Saccharomyces cerevisiae YOL120C | RPL18A | Ribosomal Protein of the Large subunit (paralog of YNL301C | RPL18B)), which yields MGIDHTRKQHKRSGHRTAPKSDNVYLKLLVKLYTFLARRTDAPFNKVVLKSLFMSKINRPPVSLSRIGRALKQEGAANKTIVVVGTVTDDSRILDLPKATVAALRVTASAKAAILKAGGEVITLDQLASRAPKGQNTLIVRGPRNSREAVRHFGMGPHKNKAPRILSEGRKFERARGRRRSKGFKV from the exons ATGGGTATTGATCACACTAGAAAGCAACACAAGAGATCTGGTCACAGAACTGCTCCAAAATCTGACAACGTCTACTTGAAGTTGTTAGTTAAATTGTACACCTTTTTAGCTC GTCGTACTGATGCTCCATTTAACAAGGTTGTTTTGAAATCTTTGTTTATGTCAAAGATCAACAGACCACCAGTTTCTCTTTCTAGAATTGGTAGAGCTTTGAAGCAAGAAGGTGCTGCCAACAAGaccattgttgttgttggtacTGTTACTGATGACTCTAGAATTTTGGACTTACCAAAAGCTACTGTTGCTGCTTTGAGAGTTACTGCTTCTGCCAAAGCTGCCATCTTGAAGGCTGGTGGTGAAGTTATCACTTTAGATCAATTGGCCAGCAGAGCTCCAAAGGGTCAAAACACTTTGATTGTTAGAGGTCCAAGAAACTCTAGAGAAGCTGTCAGACACTTTGGTATGGGTCCACACAAGAACAAGGCTCCAAGAATCTTGTCTGAAGGTAGAAAATTCGAAAGAGCTAGAGGTAGAAGAAGATCCAAGGGTTTCAAGGTGTAA